In Solanum stenotomum isolate F172 unplaced genomic scaffold, ASM1918654v1 scaffold32513, whole genome shotgun sequence, the following proteins share a genomic window:
- the LOC125852107 gene encoding uncharacterized protein LOC125852107, whose translation NSSSGDHDVDFETESWSDASENSEKLLRTISNNSISADSCFEWDGSRDRLGYLYFHYSETCSPFWRIPFSDKILEFTQHYPGLATLKSTELSAASWMVVAWDLIYHVPMKGITKNISASFLTYHTLLSTFQDVAEEKPDGESGIHLSPFGLAAYKMQNDVWLNTHTEKDYENLRDLQNAADSWLKQLSYSHHDFNFFTAHSNMERGGYSL comes from the exons AAACTCATCTTCTGGAGATCATGATGTGGATTTCGAGACGGAAtcttggagtgatgcaagtgagaACAGCGAGAAGTTGTTGAGAACTATAAGTAACAACTCCATTTCTGCAGATTCATGTTTTGAGTGGGATGGTTCAAGAGACCGCCTTGGCTATCTCTATTTCCACTATTCTGAGACATGCTCTCCTTTTTGGAGAATTCCCTTTTCAGATAAG ATCCTTGAATTTACACAGCACTATCCTGGACTTGCGACGCTAAAGAGCACTGAATTGTCTGCTGCAAGTTGGATGGTTGTTGCttg GGATCTAATCTACCATGTTCCAATGAAAGgaattactaaaaatatttctgCAAGCTTTCTTACCTACCATACATTGTTATCAACTTTCCAAG ATGTTGCAGAAGAGAAACCCGATGGAGAAAGTGGAATTCATCTTAGTCCATTCGGTTTAGCTGCATACAAGATGCAAAATGATGTATGGCTAAACACTCATACAGAAAAGGACTATGAAAATCTACGTGATCTTCAAAATGCTGCAGATTCATGGCTGAAGCAGCTTTCTTATAGTCACCATGACTTCAATTTCTTCACCGCGCATTCTAACATGGAGCGTGGAGGTTACTCATTATGA